In one Sneathia sanguinegens genomic region, the following are encoded:
- the topA gene encoding type I DNA topoisomerase, with translation MKKFLVIVESPSKAKTIEKILGKNYEVQASYGHVVDLPKSTLGIDIENGFIPKYKTIKGKGELLKKLKTKAKSSDIVYLASDLDREGEAIAWHISNYIKLPEKMKRIVFNEITATAIKNAIKKPREIDINLVDAQQTRRLLDRIVGYKISPLLWKTINRNASAGRVQSVTLKIICDLEDEIKSFVPKKYREFSVLLKNNIELKLSKIDGEKVDKIFDETFELKLPEYILATKVDIKKKTQRPPLVFKTSTMQQLAASYLGFSASKTMRIAQQLYEGLEIAGQTKGLITYMRTDSTRVSKEAQEQAAKYIEQNLGKEYVGKYFSKDKNAQDAHEGIRPSYMKLEPDKISGYLSKDQNKLYNLIWRRFITSQIAAVKYDQLHIIANEANLEFSGTVNKITFDGYYKYQKSQEDIITQDLPDIKENDKLEIDKILTKDGITKAPARYTEATIIKKLETEGIGRPSTYASIIDTLLTREYVILEDKKLVPTNLGYDVKEELEEHFKNIMNIKFTANMENELDEIADGKKEWHKILKEYYNSLEKDIDKYEKDISKLKELKVLTDVLDSSKKPMLLKTGIYGKYLISETNEEEKISLKGIEVPKEEIKQGYVKVKEKVEKLIEEKKGTLTDYEEDGVKFYQKLGRFGAYLESENYAEDKKRLTLSPLIRSKLKKGEIKVEDGLLHISQYILKEKEENERLIKQAGLCEKCSKPFIIKKGRFGKFLACSGYPECKNIKNIKKSK, from the coding sequence GTGAAAAAATTTTTGGTAATAGTTGAATCACCATCTAAAGCAAAGACTATTGAAAAAATATTAGGAAAGAATTATGAAGTTCAAGCTTCTTATGGACATGTAGTAGATTTACCAAAATCAACATTAGGAATAGACATAGAAAATGGATTTATACCTAAGTATAAAACAATAAAAGGTAAAGGTGAACTTTTAAAGAAATTAAAAACTAAGGCAAAGAGTTCAGATATAGTATATCTTGCTTCCGATTTGGATAGAGAAGGAGAAGCAATAGCTTGGCATATATCCAACTATATAAAATTGCCAGAAAAAATGAAAAGAATAGTATTTAATGAAATAACAGCTACAGCTATAAAAAATGCTATAAAAAAACCTAGAGAAATAGATATTAATTTGGTAGATGCACAACAAACAAGAAGATTGCTTGATAGAATAGTGGGATATAAGATAAGTCCCCTACTTTGGAAAACTATTAATAGAAATGCTAGTGCTGGAAGAGTTCAATCAGTTACTTTAAAAATAATATGTGATTTAGAAGATGAAATAAAATCTTTTGTACCTAAAAAATACAGAGAGTTTAGTGTTTTACTGAAAAATAATATAGAATTGAAACTTAGTAAAATTGATGGAGAAAAAGTTGATAAGATATTTGATGAAACTTTTGAATTGAAGTTGCCAGAATATATTTTAGCTACAAAAGTAGATATCAAAAAGAAAACACAAAGACCACCTTTAGTTTTTAAAACAAGTACAATGCAACAATTAGCAGCCTCATATTTAGGTTTTTCTGCATCTAAAACAATGAGAATTGCTCAACAATTATATGAAGGTTTAGAAATAGCAGGGCAAACTAAGGGTTTAATTACTTATATGAGAACAGACTCAACTAGAGTTTCAAAAGAAGCACAAGAACAAGCAGCAAAATACATAGAGCAAAATTTGGGTAAGGAATACGTAGGAAAGTATTTTTCAAAAGATAAAAATGCTCAAGATGCACATGAAGGTATAAGACCGTCATATATGAAATTAGAACCTGATAAAATATCAGGCTACTTATCTAAAGATCAAAATAAGTTATATAACCTTATTTGGCGTAGATTTATAACTTCACAAATAGCTGCTGTGAAATATGATCAATTACATATAATAGCTAATGAAGCTAATTTAGAATTTTCAGGTACAGTTAATAAAATAACATTTGATGGATATTATAAATATCAAAAATCACAAGAAGATATAATAACTCAAGATTTACCAGATATTAAAGAAAATGATAAATTAGAAATAGATAAGATTTTGACAAAAGATGGAATTACGAAAGCTCCAGCAAGATATACAGAAGCAACTATTATAAAGAAATTAGAAACAGAAGGTATAGGAAGACCATCAACATATGCAAGTATAATAGATACTCTTTTAACAAGAGAGTATGTAATATTAGAGGATAAAAAATTAGTGCCTACAAATTTAGGTTATGATGTAAAAGAAGAATTAGAAGAACATTTTAAAAATATTATGAATATAAAATTTACAGCTAATATGGAAAATGAATTAGATGAAATTGCTGATGGTAAAAAAGAATGGCATAAAATTTTGAAAGAATACTATAATTCTTTGGAAAAAGATATAGATAAATATGAAAAAGATATTAGTAAATTAAAGGAATTAAAAGTTTTAACAGATGTATTAGATAGTTCTAAAAAACCAATGCTATTAAAAACTGGAATATATGGAAAATATTTGATCAGTGAAACAAATGAAGAGGAAAAAATATCTCTTAAGGGAATTGAAGTACCTAAAGAAGAAATAAAACAGGGCTATGTAAAAGTAAAGGAAAAAGTTGAAAAGCTTATTGAAGAGAAAAAAGGGACTTTAACAGATTATGAAGAAGATGGAGTTAAATTCTATCAAAAGCTTGGAAGATTTGGAGCCTATCTTGAAAGTGAAAACTATGCAGAAGATAAAAAGAGATTAACATTAAGTCCTTTAATTAGATCAAAATTAAAAAAAGGTGAAATTAAAGTAGAAGATGGACTTTTGCATATTTCACAATATATTTTAAAAGAAAAAGAAGAAAATGAAAGATTAATTAAGCAAGCAGGACTTTGTGAAAAATGTTCTAAGCCTTTTATTATAAAAAAAGGAAGATTCGGAAAATTCTTAGCTTGTAGTGGTTATCCTGAATGTAAAAATATTAAAAATATAAAAAAGAGTAAGTGA
- the dprA gene encoding DNA-processing protein DprA, producing the protein MDWSCLLNTELKNSQIRKLMKTYTTIESVYNNFDKLNDEIKRKIEKCREYENSDKDLRIISYYDDEYPDFLRQIEDFPTFLFLKGKKLPANWRVAVVGTRKYTNLGEKTCRHIIKGLSKYENISIISGLAKGIDTIAHKASLENNIHTIAVLPTSIYDCYPLENKKLKDEIERRGTLISEFRKGEVLQKYNFVIRNRIIAAISNLVYIPQSYKSGGSLITAKLAGLYNKEIYASPGSIFDKSFEGCNNLIMKNEAKLVLNASDIAYEYCWREKSEKIFGNS; encoded by the coding sequence ATGGATTGGTCGTGTTTATTAAACACAGAATTGAAAAATTCACAAATAAGAAAATTAATGAAAACATACACTACAATAGAAAGTGTATATAATAACTTTGATAAATTAAATGATGAAATAAAAAGAAAAATAGAAAAATGTAGAGAATATGAAAATAGCGATAAGGATTTACGAATTATTTCATATTATGATGATGAATATCCAGACTTTCTTAGGCAAATTGAAGATTTTCCTACATTTTTATTCTTAAAAGGGAAAAAATTACCTGCTAATTGGCGAGTAGCTGTAGTAGGAACAAGAAAATATACTAATTTAGGTGAAAAAACTTGTAGGCATATAATAAAGGGGCTTTCTAAATATGAAAATATAAGTATAATTAGTGGCTTGGCAAAGGGAATTGATACTATTGCTCATAAAGCTTCATTAGAAAATAATATACATACTATTGCAGTATTGCCCACAAGTATTTATGATTGTTATCCTTTAGAAAATAAAAAATTAAAAGATGAAATTGAAAGAAGAGGGACTTTAATTTCTGAATTTAGAAAAGGAGAAGTCTTACAGAAGTATAATTTTGTTATTAGAAATAGAATAATTGCAGCTATTTCTAATTTGGTATATATACCACAGTCATATAAATCAGGAGGTTCATTAATTACAGCAAAGCTTGCAGGTTTATATAATAAAGAAATATATGCAAGTCCGGGTAGTATTTTTGATAAATCTTTCGAAGGTTGTAATAATTTAATAATGAAAAATGAGGCTAAATTAGTTTTAAATGCAAGTGATATTGCATATGAATATTGCTGGAGGGAAAAAAGTGAAAAAATTTTTGGTAATAGTTGA
- a CDS encoding tetratricopeptide repeat protein: MKKSIVVLLISLASIVFADIITDLQNIDKDLQNKDYNGALSKSKEAMKKAISDDDKKAIEAVVNEIKEKIKNTSADVLNNLGASDVEVQENDELTTKDSGTLPGLPAEHVADAAKFEKYKKYEQQVVSTGNSEAIHSLAMLYIKEGLYEHAMNLALRDRSRNIKNIYLAATTARMIGRYDQAIKLYNNILNVNSSHAKSYLGLAMAYKGKGKFSQALKYLKTYANYDNSRRIQEDIHVLSSI, encoded by the coding sequence ATGAAAAAATCTATAGTAGTTTTGCTAATAAGTCTTGCATCAATAGTATTTGCAGATATAATTACTGATTTACAAAATATAGATAAGGATTTACAAAATAAAGACTACAATGGAGCTTTATCAAAAAGTAAAGAAGCTATGAAAAAGGCTATTTCAGATGATGATAAAAAAGCAATAGAAGCAGTTGTGAATGAAATAAAGGAAAAAATTAAGAATACATCAGCAGATGTTTTAAATAATTTAGGGGCCTCAGATGTAGAAGTACAAGAGAATGATGAATTAACTACTAAGGATTCTGGAACTTTACCGGGCTTACCAGCAGAACATGTAGCTGATGCTGCAAAATTTGAAAAATATAAGAAATATGAACAACAAGTTGTTTCAACGGGTAATTCAGAAGCAATTCATTCATTAGCTATGCTATATATCAAGGAAGGTCTATATGAACATGCAATGAATTTGGCATTAAGAGATAGAAGTAGAAATATAAAAAATATATATTTAGCAGCAACAACAGCTAGAATGATAGGAAGATATGATCAAGCAATTAAGCTATATAACAATATTTTGAATGTTAATTCATCACATGCAAAGTCATATTTAGGTTTAGCAATGGCATATAAGGGAAAAGGTAAATTTTCTCAAGCCTTGAAATACTTAAAAACATACGCAAATTATGATAATTCAAGAAGAATACAAGAAGATATCCATGTTTTAAGCTCAATTTAA